The stretch of DNA ttgccttccaaatatttaaaaacaaacacCAAATAATGATATAGCAAACCTAATCAACCCTTTATTCGTTTGGCACGAGCGAGGATTTACTCTTAAACGAGTTGTAAAATTAAACACTAAGTTAAATGCCGAGACACATCTTACTTTAATATAAtctatcattttccttttacttttcttattattaGATGCAAAACTGTTtatcaaaatttgtaattaaatatttttgtcattttactcttaatatataaaataaaaaattccatttaatataaataaatataacatgtaatttgaatatatttcaatttgaattttCCAAACAATatatcataagaaaaaaaaatgttttggtcattaaattaaagtttagtaattttaaatactcaaacacaaatttcaatatataaagagTGCTGACATGATGAATAAAATCATTCACTAAGAAAGTCCTAACATCATGAATAAAATTCAAACTCTCACAAAATTTTTCACATCAATAGAAAATCATCAAGAAAACCAGAAAGGGAAAAATAGAATAAGTGAAAATCATCTTAGAActgaaaaagaggaaaaaaaaaatgaatacaatTTCTTCCACTAATAATACCAAGCAGCTTTACACATCAGATCCTTAGAAATTTGAAGAGGAGTACTTCATCATCATGCTCTGCAACATATCACCTGCTGCTGACTGACATAGATCATTGTGTATCTTCACGCTAAAATTCACCacccttttgttttctttttctagccaaatgttatttattttcagttacctATTATGATGTGGTGTGGTGGAAGCATGAAAAGTTGAAAACTTTGggataaaaacaaaagaaaacaagtgTTTGTAATATACTTGGTACTCAAAAACTGCAAATGGGGCAGCGTATGTAAAGGAAAAAAGGGTGAAGAGAGGAAACTGAAAACCAGTTTAGGTAGCAGAGTGGAGAAAAAGGTGTATGCACTTGATGCCAATATAGCAGAGAAGcttataatatatatgcaatgttgtgttgtgttgtgcttGTAATATGTTTGTAATAAGTTGTGGCTGAAGCACTGAATAATGTACTGGTGTAATGGGACCACTGAGAAGCAGAAAATCATGTGCCTGAGATCAGATTGTGTGGGCATTGCAGAGTGGCCACTGAAAACTGGTCTCGGccagagaaagagaaagataaCTCTTCTCTTGGTTGCTATATGCTTGTAGTGTATCTCAATGTGTGTGTTTATGTGTAAGTGTTTGTGTGCTTTTCTACCCCACTAAAACTATATTTCCCTGTTTCCTTCAGGCCCCTCCACCACTCAAAATCAAAGACCACACAAAAATGATTCAACTTCACTCACTGTAAGGGTCCTCAAATTCATCACAATATTCTTCTCTCTGTCATTTCAAGTTTACACAAATTCGGTCTCCAATTTTGCATAGAAATACAACAAATTTCAAGTTTCATGATTGTGAACGTACACAGAGAGAGACACTGCACATTTGCAGATTATCAATCACAAACAACCATTTCTTTCATTCCTAACTCCTCACAAAATACAAAACTTAATTGAGAGCTCACGTAATATATTCAGTAAATCTCAAACAAATTATGAGTCCTCTGTTGTTATGAACAGTTGTAGTAGCTTTGAATGTAACTAATGATATACCAAACATGCAAAAAACTAATGATGAATGTTAATTGTTAAAATCGAGCGTTTACTAGGTGAAAAGCTATAGTCGTTGATCAGAACAcgattttttttaacttcttgTTATAATGGAACGTTTGTCACTAGACTAAAAACTACGGTTATTAGTTAGGGTgtaactctttttacttaagagtgtaacaaTCTAAGTGTCAAGATTCGAGTGTGATTCGGTCCACTTGACTTCTACCACATGACAATTGATGTCATCTGCAACAATCTCTCATTCAATAACTATCCTACTGGAAATCCCATTTTAGGATTACGACTTAGCCCACCTCACTTCTACCGCAGAATAATTATACATTTCTCAACATTAATAATATGGTTGAGTATAAGCTTATGCTTACTACAGTAGCAGAAAATAGTGAACCCATATTAAGAACAGAACGTAGAGACTATTCTTTCCACCTGCCATTTTTCTGTCTGGTTTTGATTCTTGAATTTTCTGTGTATCTTCTTGTATTATTCAAGTTCAATAAGAAGATTGAGATTTTAGAACGTTGGATCTCAGCATTTGACAGAAATTTCACTGTCAAAAGCAAAAACTAAAGTTCTTTTTATATTAGTAGTAAGTCTTTAGGTTTGTGAAAGTGAATGTGTAACTCAATTTTTCTCTCTGGTTAAAAAGTTTCGATCGCTATCTGTGATTTTTACTGACATCAATTAACGTTGTTTCCATTTCCATCTCTGCATGCATCAATGGTCTTGCTGTATATTATCCCGtcacattttttcttaatttgtatatatttttttaattataaatacttatAATATTTCGTATCtgttttataaactttttttaactaattcGCACcctttggaaaaaaattattaatttataagtaaTTAAGGGTATTTTAGAAAAGCAAAATataattagagatggcaaataaacccgtccccgtgggtattgtccgaacccgtccccgttttgacggggaatccctcattgactgggtatgggtatgggtatggggaatccccgactttttcagttgggtatggggatgggtatggggatgtacatatacccgccataatacccgtccccgccatatctccattctcgtttaaattattaaaatattcacaattaatcaagtaacacatatatatatatatatatatatatatatatatatatatatatatatatatatatatatttctatttttttttcttttaattatttcatttgtcataaactcattctcatctccaatatattttttatcttatcataacctttatgtaattatgttaaaatgatgtatgttaataaaaaaaaatcatgtctcacatttgaatatttatattattttttaatatttttatttattataaattttcctttcacatgagaatgtttatactctcaatttaaggtaatataaaaaaaattctttacttattattattattattaatttttgtttaatttgaagaactcttttgtttcattaaaataactttcgttatttttcaaccattaagtatatatattgatatttgaaaagttttcttagttctctaagatatttttcgtcttatcataccttagttaaacatttaatttcctttgtgtgatttttttcgatagtctctcaaattatttctaaaacacacatttgttaattttttaatatttttatttattatttttattttcatcatgtagaataatatttcgatatattctatctaattattttttattttataactcattattaatcataatgtaattttttcactttaaattctgtttgaagtggttaaaattatatatatatatatatatatatatatataatgatatttaggaatagtatatgataattcactacaagaaaaacatgaaatggtgactgatttagtcagtaacccatatcagtcactatttttcgtcattggtggtagtagttgatttattgtctgaatcaatgactaaattagtgactgattcaatgatcgaatcggtacttgatttagtgaccaatttaattactaatttatttgtaatttaatgacaaatttttttgtcactaatgatatttctatttatttttaaccacttcaaacataatttaataattagttctctaaggtttttttcattttatcataccttaattatacatttaatttcctttgtgcgatttctttcgatagtctctcaaattatttctaaaacacacatttgttagttttttaatatttttatttattgtttattttcatcatgtagaataatatttcgatatattctatctaattatttgttattttataactcactattaatcatactgtaatttttttcactttaattgtataaataacttttatttactacaatataaaaatttaatgtaatttctatgaatatttttttgtcactatccaatatatattgaagttcaaaagatacaaaatctatgtcaaaattttattattatgtttattatttgttctttgtgtcattttgatcaagtgatgtattataacttttattagtgtataaaaaagagattcattgtaatttaaaaaattgaagtaaacaaacatttaaaatatattttaatttgaatatttgttttccttttattatttgttctttgtgtcattttgatcaagtgatatattataacttttattagtgtataaaaaagagattcattagaatttaaaaaattgaagtaaataaacatttaaaatatattttaatttgaatatttgttttccttttatatttttttaaaatattttttaattttatcaactaagttcatcaatgttgtagtttgcaaatttaataaatgttttggttcacatgaaattttatttggtattctaatataaaatgtaaacaattataatttattttaaggtatttggcatcgaagaaaatcctcctaatattgaatatttcataatattatgtttttttcaccgtaattttttttcttttataaaaattaatattgaagtagttagaacacgggtacgggtatgagattatacccgttacccgatggggatggggatgagaaaaaagtttgatacccgttgaatttgggtatggggatggggataaattttttatgcggggatgggtatgggatagcgaaactcgtccccgccccgccccgttgccatccctaaatATAATACACCAAACGATAATAAATGATCattatttattgtgtttattaattATCACAGTCTTACGTGACTAagtattcaattaattaattaattaaacaacaAAATGGCGAcatagaaagaaaacaaaaacggGGTCCCTTTCACCAAGAATAAGCCAAGCCTGTTTCCCATGACGTGTgaaattactatttttaacgtttttaattatttttgtgttccAAACGCGTCATATTCCTTTTTCCTTTATGATAACTAAATATGAAGATAAATCCAGCAAGAGTACCGAGAAAACAACAAATCCATGACAACTTTGTTTGGCTTTGCACCACCATTACTACATTACTTCCATTTGTAGCTTCATAAATTTTTATGCCAATGTTTAATACAAACTTAATTAATTGCTATACAAATGACCGTTTTAAGAAATCAATTAATTAGGAGACTAATTTCTAGAATATTTTATAActgtaaaaaaaatgacaatttgTGTAGTTAGTAataatagtttaatttaaaataagttatatatcAATGGGTAAATAGTTAGTTTAGTATAgtatgtattaatatattttgtttttagtataataatcaataaattatattttcattttaattttaactcggttaattttatttgaactctaataataattaatgtagtTGAACATATATTTAGTCCTTAGCAATTGGCATATGTGTTTGTTTCTTTATAGTTAATTtacatttatgttatttttttaaaagaaccaaattaataaagttaaaaatttaatattaaaattgaaatttttttgttgtattaaaaaaaatatttattatattaaatcgattttttttcattaatttattagtttattattaagaaataataGTTGTGTTGTCATTAGGtaggttaaaatataattaattccattactagtaaaaatataacttatattatcattaatttaattgtggttcaaatgtgtatttttgaaaaagtaacctttatatatagttaaatCATTTTCCgtcatatattatttatatgaaataCTACCGTTTCCAAGGGAAATACGTGTTTCTACTGTTTTTGTTATGTATTACGAAGTCatagattatatataaaaaaaaactaaccaaAAATTGGGCTTAGCATTTGAGAATAACACGGACCATAAGTTGGGCTTTGTTCGTTGACTTTTTTTAGTGGACCGGGTGGATAAAAGAGGGcgccttctccctgcacctcccaGTCTTCTTCAGTACCTCCCAAATTTACCATGTTACCCCTAACTAATTTGTACTTGGCAATGGATGAAAAATGGTGGAAAAGcagtaaatattatttactgTGACAACGTATTTTGTCTGAGCTGCACCCCCAATTATTTTCACAGATTTTTTCTCCTCTTCGTTTCTTCTCCAAGCGAAATGGATTTCAAAATtcgtttgttattttttatttttttttccagaaacaAAATTTGTGATCCGTTTCAAAAACGTATGAAACTGATCtcgaaatccgtttcaaaagtttccatgtttttttatgaaacggctTTTGggatccgtttcatacttttctgaaacggatcacGAATttcgtttcacaaattttaaactttttttccaGAAATGGAATTCgtaatccgtttcagaaaagtatgaaacgaaTTTCGAAAAccgtttcataaattttcatgtttttttatgaaacggatttcgggATCCggttcatacttttctgaaacggatcacGAATCCcgtttttgaaatttaaaaaacatatactttaaataaattaaaaatagttataatacaatgaataattttttaatttacaacttaagtattttttaatttaatttattttacaatttttcttttatataattaatgaagaaataaattaaataaaaatttaaaatgagttcaactttaaattaaaaaaattatatatatatatatatatatatatatatatatatatatatatatatatatatatatatatatatatatatatatatattatatatatatatatatatatatatatatatatatatatatatatatatatatatatcattctgTTAACCATGAAATCAagaaactaaatattaaaaatgaaataaaataaaatagaatattaaaaaaaaacacaaaacaaataGCAAAACAAATCTTAAAATCCGTTTCTGGAAATTGTGAAACAGATTGTATAATCcgtttcatataaaaaaacgCAATATTCAGAAAACAACTTTCCAAATTTGTTTGTAGAAATCATGAAACGGATtttgtaatccgtttcatatAAAAACGTGAAACGTAgtgcaattaaattttttttactgttatttttctttcttcatttaacTTTAACTGTgggtaaaattagaaataaaaaagttttgggtacaagaaaaatgatttgaggtgcagggagaagcccaATAAAAGAGTGCCAGCCCCATAAAAGAGTGCCAGCCCAAAATATGttgaaataagagaaaaaaaaagctaCAAACTAAATCAGTTAAAGTCAAACTGGTTTAGTCATTTACTTTTGAGGTATTCTACAAATTGCATacacaaaattaaaagttaaatataaaattaaagtttccTTATTACTTTGACATTTAGTTTAAGCACCTAGTCTTTTAAATCTTTAGATAGAAAATACAGCATTTCAGAAAAATGTTAAATACagcaaaacaataaaatagtaataataaataatagaagggttttatttatataacaaaattgaCCGCTTAACACCCTGGTTTTTAGTGTCTTCTAAGATTTCTATacagaaattagaaaaataacaatttcTCTCATTTATTGTGAAATAGTCGTGAAGTTACTATTCTCTTTAACTTTCATCGTTTTATTTTCACAATAAATgcattttctttgttgtttctTTCCACTGGCAtgataaaagtataaattaattacaaattaagtataataaagtataattaattaaaaaatattaatgttagcttgaaatttaaaaatagataaaaagaaaattactttccttgaaatattaatttaaaaaatatacaggATGTGAAAAACGGTTTCATTCAGGATGTTACTCTAAAAAGACTTGGAAAACTTTGACACttcatcttttttcttataTCAAATTGCATTGAAATGCCACATAACAATTCAAAGACAAACTTGTTATGTATTTGATTTTCAATTTGAGAGCTCATATCCAAAATTTACTTTACATTGAAAGTTACAAACgatatttgacaaatttttattttatttcattgaaCTCTAATTATGCGTTGCTTTTAAAGCAAAACcataaaattttttgttgaatgAGATCTTCAGtttcattcaaattcaaacttaatttttcCAACTACAATTTAAACACACCCTTAATGATGCACaacaaaccaaaaacaaatttagTGTCAACTCAAATTTCCATTTTAAGTACACATATCAGCAGGAAACACAAAAGGCACTTCATAAACACAAGCAAAACAAATTAGGCATTTCATGTCAGTTAAAATGAacatattcatttaaatttggTGAAATTTCTCTGGTGAGAGTTCTCCACTTTTCAAGTTTTAATAAACTTTATCTTCTCTTCATAAATGTCCTCAGATAATCAAAACCAACATCTTGAATACATATTACTTTGAGGCACTgataaaaaagactaaaattcCATCACACTAGATTTGTTCAACTCAAACTCAACACCTAAAAACTCTGCAGATATCAGTTCATATTTAAACCAGCAAGGTCTAACAGCACCAATAAGAAGTACATACatagatatttatatataactacACTACACCCCCTTAGAAGACTGATAATAAGGCTAAACGATATAACTCAATATCCACAATACACACAACTAGAGAACTTGGTCTGAGCTCCTAAGATAATTATCAACTTACACTGCAATGCTTTCATTCACCCTCATGATGATGCAGACTATGGTTCAGTGAGATTAACATTCTGTGCTggttttcttcctctttttccTGTTGGAGACATGGCAGAAAGAGGAACAATCTCCTCAACAACTCTGAAAATGGTCATACCAAGGACCAAGCTCTCGTTCATTTGGCCAGCTGgtttaaacacacaaacatCGTACTCTTCCAGGTTGTTGTCCAACACAAAGTGTTTCCACCCACCTGTGAGTCCACCAGTATGACGAATATTATGGTAGCTGTATCTAGCAACCCATTCACCCTTTTCCGTGCGCAAGATCACATCTTGAGACATTGGAGCGATGTGTTCTCCAATCCACTTGTTGGGCATTGACTACTCACACAAAAGGATTACTACAATCAATAACAAACACTTGGAATGGAAGGAAAGACAACATGGTAAAATGCATTGAGTTTCTGCATAGCTTATGTATGCACAAATCAAATAGTGAAACATTGTGTGAGGCACAAATCAAATGTTTACCACAAAGAATCTCTTGTAGACGTGAGAAGGTCGCATGACTACAACCAAACTGTCATCAGTGCGTGATGCCTGAGCCAATGCTAAGGCATTTTTAATCTCATCATCTGTGACAGGCCttctatttgaaatatataccTCTTGTGCCGCACTTCTAACCGCAGAAACAGGTTCAGCAGCTTCTAGTCCTGGTATTGATTCAAACAGAAACAGCAGTGTTATAAGGTCAATGTAAAAACAGaccatttttacttttaatcaatTTTGCAAACTGAGAACCCTCTGCTAGTCTAACTGATTTTCAAGAAAGAATCACTTGAATTTTTGAACTCCCTGagattttgaatataaaacaagTGATTATTTCTCCATAATCAATCATGTTTTGTACATGCAAATCATCAACAAGTTGTGTCAAAATAATCACACAACATTTGAGTTTAAAACACGCACACAAGAAGCCTACACAAGCAATAACAGCAAACTATGATCAAATCAATTAGTTGATATCTGTTGTAGGCTTCAGGGCACAAATATGCAAAAGCGAGTCTTGCCTTATGCTATTACTTATATAACTTGTTTTCAAACAAAGTTTCAGAAAGAAATGTTGGATTTACCCTTAATTTGAATTAAGACATTTCACAAACGTAACTTGCTTTCAATCATAGGTTTGACCAACCATACTGTCTCATATGCTCCCATTATTTCATATCAAGTTCAAAGCCTAAGAAAAATATTGTGgttttgaagaataaaaaactggtcagtaaataaaaaattctcaaatttaaTCTTCAtaagacaaaaacaaaagtCCATTAAACAGTAGTAATATCATTTCCTTTCACTTCTTCACAAGTAAACATGTTACCAGAAACCCAGTCAAGTGCTCTGTCTACAACATGAGACACTTTAGCTGGTCTGCCCCTGCCCCTCCGTTTGGTCTGCACATGCTTAACAACTGAAGCAAGCTTTCTGATCCTTTTCCCATTAGCAGTTTCGCTGGGAACAGCTGAAAGAGGGACTCCAACAGATGTAACTTGCTCAGCACCAGCAGATTCAA from Vigna unguiculata cultivar IT97K-499-35 chromosome 8, ASM411807v1, whole genome shotgun sequence encodes:
- the LOC114193761 gene encoding B3 domain-containing protein REM16-like, encoding MGVQNCNGCRSWEEDIYWSHFQFQHFVQFLRTGYDQHLALPKTFSDNLKKKPPANVALKGPSGVTWNVAMVTRGDTLYLACGWEQFVKDHCLKENDFLVFKYNGESQFDVLVFDGGSLCEKACSYFVRKCGHKEAEHVGGSLNKKRDTTEDPMKEGHIPLKAGVECASPGKSVHANGTKEPINVPFETPTPSEEAFNADVESAGAEQVTSVGVPLSAVPSETANGKRIRKLASVVKHVQTKRRGRGRPAKVSHVVDRALDWVSGLEAAEPVSAVRSAAQEVYISNRRPVTDDEIKNALALAQASRTDDSLVVVMRPSHVYKRFFVSMPNKWIGEHIAPMSQDVILRTEKGEWVARYSYHNIRHTGGLTGGWKHFVLDNNLEEYDVCVFKPAGQMNESLVLGMTIFRVVEEIVPLSAMSPTGKRGRKPAQNVNLTEP